One window of Dehalobacterium formicoaceticum genomic DNA carries:
- the scfA gene encoding six-cysteine ranthipeptide SCIFF yields MAKHIKTVLAGNLKNTVKDGGCGACQSSCQSACKTSCTVGNQVCAK; encoded by the coding sequence ATGGCAAAACATATTAAGACGGTGCTGGCTGGGAATTTAAAAAACACCGTGAAAGATGGAGGCTGCGGAGCCTGTCAGTCTTCTTGTCAATCGGCTTGTAAAACATCTTGCACAGTAGGAAATCAAGTTTGCGCAAAATAA
- a CDS encoding YrpD family protein, translated as MKNFRFNIVKILASVFMFSNLITPVAMADVQSKGEFIELESLEQFNPAIHADINLPKEVNQAPDLILKTNQGQVPVYLSDELKTTQDIESYDFRVFLQEALKNQPADSKEKFNSLNNASEEYEFVCVEDEQTLAFYNNSAGQVMMEVTSTDRSIDVHAEQPAIIPLATNVNLPDGYGARARTYSSSADYITAALRSGAPNYNGSVPDNGEEDPESINFYNYLGFTVGTLETDLGLLWSNTYQGWKMYGKVVDGSTKYWHYFPTATTTNPNLVYKSTDGYPTTLRVDKYYNYNGNNRLKMELSGTQTNMNSGTSILIMPRGTTSNVKYKLLTTIASKSESNIKTGASISSNYRNIKLGTSNIGSFEALETDNATLTYNGSILSANVKKE; from the coding sequence ATGAAAAATTTTAGATTCAATATTGTAAAAATACTTGCAAGTGTTTTCATGTTTAGCAATTTGATTACTCCTGTTGCTATGGCAGATGTGCAGTCTAAAGGTGAATTTATCGAATTAGAATCTTTAGAACAGTTTAATCCGGCAATTCATGCTGATATTAATCTACCTAAAGAAGTTAATCAAGCACCAGACTTGATCCTTAAAACAAATCAAGGACAAGTACCTGTGTATCTATCTGATGAATTAAAAACTACCCAGGATATTGAGTCATATGATTTTCGGGTATTTTTGCAAGAAGCTCTCAAAAACCAACCTGCTGACAGTAAAGAAAAGTTTAATAGCTTAAACAATGCATCAGAAGAATATGAGTTTGTATGTGTTGAAGATGAACAAACTCTTGCTTTTTATAACAATTCTGCAGGACAAGTGATGATGGAGGTTACATCAACTGATCGATCTATTGATGTACATGCAGAACAACCTGCAATTATACCTTTAGCTACTAATGTTAATTTACCGGATGGTTATGGTGCCAGGGCTAGAACATATAGCAGTTCAGCAGATTATATTACAGCTGCATTAAGATCTGGTGCACCAAATTACAATGGTTCAGTTCCTGATAATGGTGAAGAAGATCCTGAAAGTATTAATTTCTATAATTACCTTGGGTTCACAGTAGGTACCTTAGAAACAGATTTAGGTTTATTGTGGTCAAACACTTATCAAGGTTGGAAAATGTATGGCAAAGTAGTAGATGGATCTACTAAGTATTGGCATTATTTTCCTACTGCTACTACCACAAATCCTAACTTGGTTTATAAATCAACAGATGGTTATCCAACAACACTAAGAGTAGATAAATACTATAACTATAATGGTAATAATAGATTAAAGATGGAATTGAGCGGTACTCAAACAAATATGAATTCTGGTACTAGTATTCTAATTATGCCCAGAGGAACTACATCTAATGTTAAATATAAGTTGTTAACGACTATTGCTTCTAAAAGTGAATCAAATATTAAAACTGGCGCATCGATTTCTTCTAACTATAGAAATATTAAACTAGGTACATCAAACATAGGTTCTTTTGAAGCTTTAGAAACAGACAATGCTACATTAACTTATAATGGTTCTATATTATCTGCAAATGTAAAAAAAGAATAG
- a CDS encoding copper amine oxidase N-terminal domain-containing protein, producing MLNKLTRRYLTIVLLIALFWGGRFSTDIINAMAQTTDILVDVNGSTVSLEAEPFIINDYAMLPLRDTFKIFGCDRFAWDENNKTVTAISGELIIKIKVGDKTAQIGGFNEELDQSAMLKNGRVYLPIRFMSNTFDSYIKYANRKINIVLPFLYKDSQWYAASTSLSNNRLGDRDPNKKELVKDNNKGVKKIGDTLYYQLYLPGSPIGSYHLYQLNNNGKFKYVLDMEETVHDYKIDKNILYYQYIGSQLNPSLSIITKANLAEEPIEKQDIGQKNFSYGSKITLQKDAHVNDVTYISEGNNWEIKPEGLYAIGYNKNAIVEHLVKDLTLLEETYGYYLIDIETNEHKMVRKLDLEYN from the coding sequence ATGTTAAATAAGTTAACCCGTCGATATTTAACAATAGTATTATTAATTGCTCTTTTTTGGGGAGGAAGGTTTTCTACTGATATAATAAATGCCATGGCTCAAACAACTGATATTCTTGTTGATGTTAATGGAAGCACCGTATCTCTTGAGGCTGAACCATTTATTATTAATGACTATGCCATGTTACCTTTAAGAGACACTTTTAAGATTTTTGGTTGCGATCGTTTTGCTTGGGACGAAAATAATAAAACAGTTACCGCTATTAGTGGTGAATTAATTATTAAAATTAAAGTAGGCGATAAAACTGCTCAAATAGGCGGATTTAATGAGGAATTAGATCAATCGGCTATGTTAAAAAATGGTCGCGTTTATTTGCCAATTCGCTTTATGTCAAATACTTTTGACTCCTATATTAAATATGCTAATAGAAAGATAAATATTGTTCTACCATTCCTGTATAAAGATAGTCAGTGGTATGCAGCTAGTACATCCCTATCTAATAATCGCCTTGGAGATAGAGATCCGAATAAAAAGGAATTAGTAAAGGATAACAACAAAGGAGTCAAAAAAATTGGTGATACCTTATATTACCAACTATATTTGCCAGGCTCACCTATTGGCAGCTATCATTTGTATCAATTAAATAATAATGGGAAGTTTAAATATGTTTTAGATATGGAAGAGACGGTGCATGATTATAAAATTGATAAAAATATTTTATATTACCAATATATTGGTTCACAACTAAATCCTAGCTTATCTATTATTACAAAAGCTAATTTAGCTGAAGAGCCAATAGAAAAACAAGATATAGGGCAAAAAAATTTCTCGTATGGTTCAAAGATAACTCTACAGAAAGATGCTCATGTGAACGATGTTACTTATATATCGGAGGGTAATAATTGGGAAATAAAACCCGAAGGATTGTATGCAATAGGGTACAATAAAAATGCTATTGTAGAGCATTTAGTAAAAGACTTAACATTATTAGAAGAAACGTATGGCTATTATCTAATTGATATAGAAACTAACGAGCATAAGATGGTTAGAAAACTTGACTTGGAGTATAATTAA